Proteins found in one Fundidesulfovibrio terrae genomic segment:
- a CDS encoding TIGR03960 family B12-binding radical SAM protein: MRHILRLLPKPSHYAGAEWGAVRKDPATVSVRIALAFPDLYEVGMSYLGQKILSEAVNRREEFWAERVYAPTKEAAEVMREHGAPLCTLESDTPLGEMDAVAFHLTHELCYTNVLFMLDLAGLPLYAADRDASHPLVLAGGGCCFNAEPLAPFMDVMILGDGEEALPALLDELKRVKAEKLSRSETLLRLKDLPGVYVPAFFGEAVQASAQDAAPGGLPLVPLVPGYERVEKALVADLDTAPFPLLPAVSCGQAVHDRMSLEIARGCTRGCRFCQAGMIYRPVRERSLHKLAELTGEGLSASGYEELSFLSLSTGDFSALESLFEQSAARCLSDQVAVSLPSLRAGTLTPRMLGLMAKLRRTGATVAPEAGSARLRAVINKGITEEDILAHATRLFASGWQSIKLYFMMGLPTETDEDLEAIADLAVKVLQCAPRGAKRLQVTVSVSTFVPKPHTPFQWDAQISREETERRLGLIKSLLASYKKITIRWHEPRMSWLEGVFSRGGRELAPAVERAYRLGGLFASWVDMLELPPYEQAFEECGIDTEAYFRERDTVAPLPWDHLSCGVSRAYLLKERERALEGKSTPDCRFGACVQCGACSELCKEPEIHAPGIRPRVNLSVPEWKAAMDAATLDESSAPEAGADRPGDAQASGPSGKPLNTPPQAREELTLRAGHYRVWFSKTGPAAYLSQLELGNVLERALRRSGLKPSFSAGFHPMPMISFGWALPVGVESLEEWFALFLRVPAPLKEIAERLDAALPEGLRVLKVDELGPGKKVAQPVAEEFLLTYLLPGDDAAARMAQWREFMSAEHFPWFSVTKRGSRTVDIRPLVVSISERSPVEIAVTFSWRDNQYASPLKLVGAVNEGLSFKDFTLTKLRQMFE; the protein is encoded by the coding sequence ATGCGCCACATCCTGCGTCTTCTTCCCAAGCCCAGCCACTACGCCGGGGCCGAGTGGGGCGCGGTCCGCAAGGACCCCGCCACTGTGTCCGTCCGTATCGCCCTGGCTTTCCCCGACCTTTACGAGGTCGGCATGAGCTATCTGGGCCAGAAGATCCTGTCCGAGGCCGTGAACCGCCGCGAGGAGTTCTGGGCCGAACGGGTCTACGCCCCCACGAAAGAGGCCGCGGAGGTGATGCGCGAGCACGGCGCGCCGCTGTGCACACTGGAGTCCGATACGCCCCTTGGCGAGATGGACGCGGTGGCCTTCCACCTGACCCACGAGCTCTGCTACACCAACGTGCTCTTCATGCTGGACCTGGCCGGACTGCCCCTCTACGCGGCGGACCGCGACGCGTCGCACCCGTTGGTGCTGGCCGGGGGAGGGTGCTGCTTCAACGCCGAGCCCCTGGCTCCGTTCATGGATGTGATGATTTTGGGCGACGGCGAGGAGGCCCTGCCCGCGCTTCTGGACGAACTGAAGCGCGTCAAGGCCGAAAAGCTGTCCCGGAGCGAGACGCTTCTCAGGCTCAAGGACCTGCCGGGCGTGTACGTGCCCGCGTTCTTCGGGGAGGCCGTCCAGGCGTCCGCCCAGGACGCCGCTCCCGGTGGACTTCCCCTGGTCCCGCTGGTTCCCGGCTACGAACGCGTGGAAAAGGCCCTGGTGGCCGATCTGGACACCGCCCCCTTCCCGCTGCTTCCGGCCGTCTCCTGCGGCCAGGCCGTGCACGACCGCATGAGCCTGGAGATCGCGCGCGGCTGCACGCGCGGCTGCCGCTTCTGCCAGGCGGGCATGATCTACCGCCCGGTGCGCGAGCGCAGCCTGCACAAGCTGGCCGAGCTCACCGGCGAGGGCCTTTCCGCTTCGGGCTATGAGGAATTGTCCTTCCTGTCGCTTTCGACGGGCGACTTCTCGGCCCTGGAGAGCCTCTTCGAGCAGTCCGCCGCGCGCTGCCTGTCCGACCAGGTGGCCGTGAGCCTGCCCTCGCTTCGCGCCGGCACGCTCACCCCGCGCATGCTCGGGCTCATGGCCAAGCTCCGGCGCACCGGAGCCACCGTGGCCCCGGAGGCCGGAAGCGCAAGGCTCCGCGCTGTCATCAACAAGGGCATCACCGAAGAGGACATCCTGGCCCACGCCACCAGGCTCTTCGCCTCGGGCTGGCAGTCCATCAAGCTCTACTTCATGATGGGCCTGCCCACCGAGACCGACGAGGACCTGGAGGCCATCGCCGACCTGGCCGTGAAGGTGCTCCAGTGCGCCCCCCGGGGGGCCAAGCGCCTCCAGGTGACGGTGTCGGTCTCCACCTTCGTGCCCAAGCCGCACACGCCCTTCCAGTGGGACGCCCAGATTTCGCGCGAGGAGACCGAGCGCCGCCTGGGGCTCATTAAGTCGCTTTTGGCCTCGTACAAGAAGATCACCATCCGCTGGCACGAGCCGCGCATGAGCTGGCTGGAAGGAGTGTTCTCTCGCGGCGGGCGCGAACTGGCCCCGGCGGTGGAGCGGGCCTACCGCCTGGGCGGGCTCTTCGCCAGCTGGGTGGACATGCTGGAGCTTCCCCCCTACGAGCAGGCGTTCGAGGAGTGCGGGATCGACACGGAAGCGTACTTCCGCGAACGCGACACGGTCGCGCCCTTGCCTTGGGACCACCTGAGCTGCGGCGTGTCCAGGGCGTATCTTCTCAAGGAGCGCGAGCGCGCCCTGGAAGGCAAGAGCACCCCGGATTGCCGTTTCGGGGCCTGTGTGCAGTGCGGGGCCTGCTCCGAGCTGTGCAAGGAGCCCGAGATCCATGCGCCCGGCATCCGGCCCCGGGTGAACCTGTCCGTGCCCGAGTGGAAGGCGGCCATGGACGCCGCGACCTTGGACGAAAGCTCCGCGCCTGAAGCGGGCGCCGACCGCCCTGGCGATGCCCAGGCGTCCGGCCCGTCCGGGAAACCCCTCAACACGCCCCCCCAGGCCCGCGAAGAGCTGACGCTTCGCGCCGGACACTATCGGGTGTGGTTCTCCAAGACCGGCCCGGCGGCCTACCTGAGCCAGCTGGAGCTGGGCAACGTGCTGGAGCGGGCCCTTCGCCGCTCCGGGCTCAAGCCCTCGTTCTCGGCCGGGTTCCACCCCATGCCCATGATTTCCTTCGGCTGGGCCCTGCCGGTCGGCGTGGAGAGCCTGGAAGAGTGGTTCGCGCTCTTTTTGCGCGTCCCCGCTCCTCTCAAGGAGATCGCCGAACGCCTGGATGCGGCCCTGCCCGAGGGGCTGCGGGTTCTCAAGGTGGACGAGCTCGGCCCCGGCAAGAAGGTGGCCCAGCCCGTGGCCGAAGAGTTCCTGCTGACCTACCTGCTGCCCGGCGACGATGCCGCCGCCCGCATGGCCCAGTGGCGCGAGTTCATGTCCGCCGAGCACTTCCCCTGGTTTTCCGTGACCAAGCGCGGCTCGCGCACCGTGGACATCCGCCCATTGGTGGTGAGCATAAGCGAGCGCTCGCCCGTGGAGATCGCCGTGACCTTCTCCTGGAGGGACAACCAGTACGCCAGCCCCCTCAAGCTGGTGGGCGCGGTGAACGAGGGCCTTTCCTTCAAGGATTTCACCCTGACCAAGCTCCGGCAGATGTTCGAATAA
- a CDS encoding glycosyltransferase family 4 protein, protein MLVGFDVSQTGAGKAGCGYLAYGLVNALAARGTDFVFYPHFGDLYWEPNPKACSCPGSGCKLGPTFRWFEKSKTFWRNPPADFESRLGSPDIVHSNNFFCPTGLAKARLVYTLYDLSFMENPQWTTEQNRVGCLTGVFGASLRADFILSISQATLEHFLRVYPHYPRERTAVMHLASRFGAQSPQTPPKRLRGVAPGQYWLCVGTIEPRKNQERLFEALSKLPGNRQLVLAGGRGWLMEDVARRLADLGLTGRVKLTGYVDDAELAWLYANCFGFVYPSLFEGFGLPVLEAMSLGAPVITSNVSSLPEVAGDAALLVDPLDGSAIAAAMARLEGDASLRAQLSQAGLSRAATFSWAAAAQVAMQGYERALALPRFASQAR, encoded by the coding sequence GTGCTCGTAGGCTTCGACGTCAGCCAGACCGGCGCGGGCAAGGCCGGGTGCGGCTACCTGGCCTACGGGCTGGTCAACGCCCTGGCCGCGCGCGGCACGGACTTCGTCTTCTACCCCCACTTCGGCGACCTCTACTGGGAGCCGAACCCCAAGGCCTGCTCCTGCCCCGGTTCCGGGTGCAAACTGGGGCCGACCTTCCGCTGGTTCGAGAAAAGCAAGACGTTCTGGCGAAATCCCCCGGCGGATTTCGAATCCCGCCTGGGCAGCCCGGACATCGTCCACTCCAACAACTTCTTCTGTCCCACAGGGCTTGCGAAGGCCCGGCTGGTCTACACGCTCTACGACCTCTCCTTCATGGAGAACCCCCAGTGGACCACCGAGCAGAACCGCGTCGGGTGCCTTACGGGAGTGTTCGGGGCGAGCCTGCGCGCGGATTTCATTCTTTCAATATCTCAAGCGACGCTTGAACATTTTCTGCGCGTCTACCCGCACTATCCGCGCGAACGCACGGCGGTGATGCACCTGGCCAGCCGGTTCGGCGCCCAGAGCCCCCAGACGCCCCCCAAGCGCCTGCGCGGCGTCGCTCCGGGGCAGTACTGGCTGTGCGTGGGCACCATCGAGCCGCGCAAGAACCAGGAGCGCCTGTTCGAGGCCCTGTCCAAGCTTCCGGGCAACAGGCAGCTCGTGCTGGCTGGCGGGCGCGGCTGGCTCATGGAGGACGTGGCCCGCAGGTTGGCCGACCTCGGTCTCACGGGCCGGGTGAAGCTCACGGGCTACGTGGACGACGCGGAGCTGGCCTGGCTCTACGCCAACTGCTTCGGGTTCGTGTATCCGTCGCTGTTCGAGGGCTTCGGCCTGCCGGTGCTGGAGGCCATGAGCCTGGGCGCGCCGGTGATCACGTCCAATGTGTCCAGCCTGCCGGAAGTGGCCGGCGACGCGGCGCTTCTCGTCGACCCGCTGGACGGTTCCGCCATCGCGGCGGCCATGGCTCGCCTGGAGGGCGACGCGTCGCTTCGTGCGCAGCTTTCGCAGGCCGGGCTTTCCCGGGCCGCGACCTTCAGCTGGGCCGCCGCCGCCCAGGTGGCCATGCAGGGCTACGAGCGGGCGCTGGCGCTTCCCCGGTTCGCTTCTCAGGCGCGGTAA
- a CDS encoding glycosyltransferase family 2 protein yields the protein MLTLSVVTPSFNQGRFIQRTIESVLSQGVPVEYVVMDGGSCDDTADVVKPYEGRLHFVSESDKGQTDALNKGIAVSQGDVIGWLNSDDVYYPGALKAVMEHFEAHPECDVVYGMADHIDVDDNFIEDYPTAPFNMDRLEEYCFICQPALFFRRRVIGRWGLPDVNLRYCMDYEFWLRLGLAGARFDYLEKKLAGSRFYPDTKTLGQRLQVHTEINSMMADTLGYVPDKWLCNWAHTLLRDKMGFDPAKRYTTVMIAAAALGASLKWNHGVSRGLWKTVKSWVR from the coding sequence ATGCTGACCCTCTCCGTCGTCACCCCCTCGTTCAACCAGGGCCGTTTCATCCAGCGCACCATCGAATCCGTGCTCTCCCAGGGCGTGCCCGTGGAGTACGTGGTCATGGACGGCGGCAGCTGCGACGACACCGCCGACGTGGTCAAGCCCTACGAGGGCAGGCTGCACTTCGTGTCCGAGAGCGACAAGGGCCAGACCGACGCCCTCAACAAGGGCATCGCCGTGTCCCAGGGGGACGTGATCGGCTGGCTCAACTCCGACGACGTGTATTATCCCGGGGCGCTTAAGGCGGTCATGGAGCACTTCGAGGCCCATCCCGAGTGCGACGTGGTCTACGGCATGGCCGACCACATCGACGTGGACGACAACTTCATCGAGGACTATCCCACCGCGCCCTTCAACATGGACCGGCTGGAGGAATACTGCTTCATCTGCCAGCCCGCGCTGTTCTTCCGCCGCCGGGTGATCGGGCGCTGGGGGCTGCCGGACGTGAACCTGCGCTACTGCATGGACTACGAATTCTGGCTGCGCCTGGGATTGGCCGGGGCACGCTTCGACTACCTGGAGAAGAAGCTGGCTGGATCGCGCTTCTACCCGGACACCAAGACGCTGGGCCAGCGTTTGCAGGTGCACACTGAGATCAACTCCATGATGGCGGACACCCTGGGCTACGTGCCGGACAAGTGGCTGTGCAACTGGGCGCATACGCTGCTGCGCGACAAGATGGGGTTCGACCCGGCCAAGAGGTACACCACGGTGATGATCGCGGCCGCGGCGCTGGGCGCGAGCCTGAAGTGGAACCACGGAGTCTCGCGCGGGCTGTGGAAGACCGTGAAGAGCTGGGTGCGTTAG
- a CDS encoding glycosyltransferase family 4 protein codes for MKNDDFKAVIRDISTGFRAEAPLPALFDRALMLNQKLWRWWDLGWRALRRLAPALAVERRPGEKPLIAVDLLPLLPGGANGGAKVFTLNLLETMAAMAPDWTFVLAANPETLPELKSLECANLAVVPAGRKWQVQPPRKLLGRPIDAWFCPFTRPYFQHQDIPLVSIIYDLQYHYYPQFFSDAEARGRDQTFQLAARRSARLACISDYVRKTVLEYGNLPPEKVRTVHICLPERLSVPSDAEIDAVLSRLELTRRGYLIFPANFWPHKNHAVLLTAFGLFAKANPESGLKLVLTGADTGLARELKQAAASMGLAGRVAFTGYVSDDDLAALTAGALALIFPSLFEGYGMPVAEAMSMGVPVLCSDVTSLPEVGGDAVLYFDPRKPEDVAASIARIATEPGLAAELADKGRVRAATLGGPQVMAQGYLELLDEAMRGLGSQSVACEGVSRDAVSGRVFVAFGPASGRQWVEARFRNEGDAPVAYEAFLNGKLLAPRAALAPGATLDITRLASPYGGCLEILFDLPAGHDSVPGLRCLTLALTGAHETDLLGSTPC; via the coding sequence ATGAAAAACGACGATTTCAAGGCGGTCATCCGCGACATCTCCACGGGCTTTCGCGCCGAGGCCCCCTTGCCCGCCCTGTTCGACCGGGCGCTGATGCTGAACCAGAAGCTCTGGCGCTGGTGGGACCTGGGCTGGCGCGCGCTCAGGCGCCTGGCTCCGGCCCTGGCCGTCGAGCGCCGCCCGGGAGAGAAGCCGCTCATCGCCGTGGACCTCTTGCCGCTTCTGCCCGGGGGGGCCAACGGCGGGGCCAAGGTGTTCACCCTGAATTTGCTCGAAACCATGGCCGCCATGGCCCCGGACTGGACCTTCGTGCTGGCCGCCAACCCGGAAACCCTGCCGGAGCTCAAGTCTCTGGAATGCGCCAACTTGGCCGTGGTTCCTGCCGGGCGCAAGTGGCAGGTGCAGCCGCCGCGAAAGCTCCTGGGCCGTCCCATCGACGCCTGGTTCTGCCCTTTCACCCGGCCCTATTTCCAGCATCAGGACATCCCGCTGGTCTCCATCATCTACGATCTGCAGTACCACTACTATCCGCAGTTCTTCTCCGACGCCGAGGCGCGCGGCCGCGACCAGACCTTCCAACTGGCCGCCAGGCGCTCGGCCCGGCTGGCCTGCATCTCGGACTACGTGCGCAAGACCGTGCTCGAATACGGCAACCTGCCCCCCGAGAAAGTGCGTACCGTACACATCTGCCTGCCCGAACGCCTGAGCGTGCCGTCGGACGCCGAGATCGACGCGGTTCTCTCGCGCTTGGAACTCACCCGTCGGGGGTATCTCATCTTCCCGGCCAACTTCTGGCCCCACAAGAACCACGCCGTTCTGCTCACGGCCTTCGGGCTCTTCGCCAAGGCCAATCCCGAGTCCGGGCTCAAGCTGGTGCTGACCGGAGCCGACACCGGCCTTGCCCGGGAGCTCAAGCAGGCCGCCGCCTCCATGGGGCTGGCCGGCCGGGTGGCCTTCACCGGCTACGTCTCCGACGACGACCTCGCCGCCCTCACCGCCGGAGCCCTGGCGCTCATTTTCCCCTCGCTCTTCGAGGGCTACGGCATGCCCGTGGCCGAGGCCATGTCCATGGGCGTGCCGGTACTGTGCTCAGACGTCACAAGCCTGCCCGAAGTGGGCGGCGACGCCGTGCTCTATTTCGACCCGCGAAAGCCCGAGGACGTGGCCGCATCCATCGCCCGCATCGCCACCGAGCCGGGGCTGGCCGCCGAGCTTGCCGACAAGGGCCGTGTCCGCGCCGCGACCCTGGGCGGGCCGCAGGTCATGGCCCAGGGCTACCTGGAACTACTGGACGAGGCCATGCGCGGGCTCGGCTCCCAGAGCGTCGCCTGCGAAGGCGTGAGCCGCGACGCAGTCAGCGGGCGGGTGTTCGTCGCCTTCGGCCCGGCTTCGGGCAGGCAGTGGGTCGAAGCCCGCTTCCGCAACGAGGGCGACGCCCCGGTGGCTTACGAGGCCTTCCTCAACGGCAAGCTCCTGGCCCCGCGCGCCGCACTTGCCCCCGGAGCCACCCTGGACATCACACGCCTGGCCAGCCCCTACGGCGGCTGCCTGGAAATCCTCTTCGATCTTCCTGCCGGGCATGACTCCGTACCCGGCCTTCGCTGCCTCACGCTCGCGCTCACGGGCGCGCACGAAACCGATCTCCTCGGGAGCACCCCATGCTGA
- a CDS encoding ABC transporter ATP-binding protein encodes MSSSPLVTVEGVSKVYHLYKRPQDRLRQLLAVGGRTYYKEHWALKDVSFTIEPGEAFGIIGRNGAGKSTLLQVMAGVLAPTAGRIETPERVAALLELGSGFKPDFTGRQNVFINAAVLGVPRRVAEERMDDILSFADIGAHIDQPVRTYSSGMFLRLAFAVTICLEPEVLIVDEALAVGDVFFRQKCYARLQSLMDTGVAVILVSHAMNDVAQFCSRTLYLERGRVKFLGPSMDGVKLYMLAASPGASATCSLAARPAEVEGFGQEDFWPQDDAFIDLTNAGRAESGMAECARVAVLDCQNLPARAFEQGDTARFFVEYRAHADMEVPVAGVELISEKGVIVFGKNTLQFDCRVPEHVPAGSVLRFAYELKLDLGIGEYTFGVGLTTMAARDFARRAEMTHPELDSRNTVLSTLSNVGSLAVTFRTADTTPVQLTHHGVANLPGTARAAFLPGTCAPDEPNPQTQAEARPASDKQSA; translated from the coding sequence ATGTCCTCTAGCCCCCTCGTCACCGTCGAGGGGGTGAGCAAGGTCTACCACCTCTACAAGCGCCCCCAGGACCGCCTGCGCCAGCTTCTGGCCGTGGGCGGGCGCACCTACTACAAGGAGCACTGGGCGCTCAAGGATGTGTCCTTCACCATCGAGCCCGGCGAGGCCTTCGGCATCATCGGCCGCAACGGCGCGGGCAAGTCCACGCTCTTGCAGGTCATGGCCGGGGTGCTCGCGCCCACGGCCGGGCGCATCGAGACCCCGGAGCGCGTGGCCGCGCTTCTGGAGCTGGGCAGCGGCTTCAAGCCGGACTTTACCGGCCGCCAGAACGTGTTCATCAACGCGGCGGTCCTGGGCGTTCCACGCAGGGTGGCCGAGGAGCGCATGGACGACATTTTGTCCTTCGCCGACATCGGTGCGCACATCGACCAGCCTGTGCGCACCTATTCCTCGGGCATGTTCCTGCGCCTGGCCTTCGCCGTGACCATCTGCCTCGAGCCCGAAGTGCTCATCGTGGACGAGGCCCTGGCCGTGGGCGACGTGTTCTTCCGCCAGAAATGCTACGCCCGCCTGCAAAGCCTCATGGATACGGGCGTGGCCGTGATCCTGGTGTCCCACGCCATGAACGACGTGGCCCAGTTCTGCTCCAGGACGCTGTATCTCGAGCGTGGCCGGGTGAAGTTCCTCGGCCCCTCCATGGACGGCGTGAAGCTCTACATGCTGGCCGCCTCGCCCGGGGCCTCCGCCACGTGTTCACTGGCCGCCCGTCCTGCAGAGGTCGAAGGTTTCGGCCAGGAGGACTTCTGGCCCCAGGACGACGCCTTCATCGATCTTACGAACGCGGGCCGTGCCGAATCGGGCATGGCCGAGTGCGCCCGCGTGGCCGTGCTCGATTGCCAGAACCTCCCGGCGAGAGCCTTCGAGCAGGGCGACACGGCCCGGTTCTTCGTGGAGTATCGCGCCCACGCCGATATGGAGGTGCCCGTGGCCGGGGTGGAACTCATAAGCGAGAAGGGCGTCATCGTCTTCGGCAAGAACACCTTGCAGTTCGACTGCAGGGTGCCCGAGCACGTCCCCGCCGGGTCTGTGCTGCGCTTCGCTTACGAGCTCAAGCTCGATCTGGGCATCGGGGAGTACACCTTCGGCGTGGGGCTCACCACCATGGCTGCCCGGGACTTCGCCCGCCGCGCCGAGATGACCCACCCGGAGCTCGATTCCAGGAACACCGTGCTCTCCACCCTCTCGAACGTGGGGAGCCTGGCCGTCACCTTTCGCACCGCCGACACCACCCCGGTGCAGCTCACCCACCACGGTGTGGCCAACCTGCCGGGCACGGCGCGCGCGGCATTCCTGCCCGGCACCTGCGCGCCGGACGAACCAAATCCCCAGACGCAAGCGGAAGCCCGCCCCGCATCGGACAAACAGAGCGCATGA
- a CDS encoding ABC transporter permease — MRKTILAQPHAGLTTTLRQSLALASPLGVFVHFLRCRELLREFTRLEFSGRYQGTMLGPLWSLITPLVTLGVYTFVFSAVFKTSWSGAGQGGVMEFALSLLTGLACFEVVSGAASRGALVMSENVNFVKKVVFPLEVLPVSVALALTVQSLLSLGLVCAARLATGAGLPETALLAPLGYVPLALLAAGLGLWLAPVGVAAKDVGHMITAFMQLYFFLTPIVYPLSAVPDRYRPLLALNPLHVVIEHFRRTLLWGLEPDWTALGLTTAFSAVFLLAGFAWFMQLKKVFADVL, encoded by the coding sequence ATGCGCAAGACCATCCTGGCCCAGCCGCACGCGGGGCTCACCACCACTCTGCGCCAGAGCCTCGCCCTGGCATCCCCTCTTGGGGTCTTCGTCCATTTCCTGCGCTGCCGGGAGCTTCTGCGCGAGTTCACCCGCCTGGAGTTCTCGGGCCGCTACCAGGGCACCATGCTCGGCCCCCTGTGGAGCCTCATCACCCCGCTGGTCACGCTGGGCGTCTACACCTTTGTGTTCTCGGCCGTGTTCAAGACCTCCTGGAGTGGAGCCGGGCAGGGCGGGGTGATGGAGTTCGCCCTGTCGCTTTTGACCGGACTGGCCTGCTTCGAGGTGGTCTCCGGCGCGGCTTCGCGTGGGGCGCTGGTCATGAGCGAGAACGTGAACTTCGTGAAAAAGGTGGTCTTTCCGCTGGAGGTGCTGCCGGTGAGCGTGGCCCTGGCCCTGACCGTCCAGTCGCTTTTGTCCTTGGGCCTTGTGTGCGCCGCGCGCCTGGCAACCGGGGCTGGCCTGCCCGAGACCGCGCTTTTGGCTCCCCTGGGCTACGTGCCCCTGGCCCTGCTCGCCGCCGGGCTCGGGCTGTGGCTGGCCCCCGTGGGCGTGGCCGCCAAGGACGTGGGGCACATGATCACCGCCTTCATGCAGCTCTATTTCTTCCTGACCCCGATCGTCTATCCGCTCTCGGCCGTCCCCGATCGCTACAGGCCGCTTCTGGCGCTCAATCCCCTGCATGTGGTCATCGAGCATTTCCGGCGCACGCTCCTGTGGGGCCTTGAGCCGGACTGGACGGCGCTGGGGCTCACGACGGCTTTCTCCGCCGTGTTCCTGCTGGCCGGGTTCGCCTGGTTCATGCAGCTCAAGAAGGTGTTCGCCGATGTCCTCTAG